A single region of the Sphaeramia orbicularis chromosome 6, fSphaOr1.1, whole genome shotgun sequence genome encodes:
- the cpt1ab gene encoding carnitine O-palmitoyltransferase 1, liver isoform isoform X2 — protein MAEAHQAVAFQFTVTPDGIDLQLCHEALRQIYLSGLHSWKKRFIRFKNGMLTGVYPGSPGGFMVVVVSYMSYNKYNQLDPSLGLIAKLGQHLPISQYMSTDSQKIVGGVLVGTGLWVTIIMIMRNVLKCLLSWHGWMHARHGSVSLSTRLWMLFVKVFSGRKPMLYSFQNSLPRLPVPSIKDTCSRYLESVRPLMDDEQYERMKGLTKDFEKNLGPRLQWYLKLKSWWASNYVSDWWEEYIYLRGRGPIMVNSNYYAMDFLYVFPTSIQAARAGNAIHAIMLYRRKLDRAQIKPLMLLHTIPMCSAQYERMFNTSRVPGVDTDTLQHMNESKHIAVYHKGRFYKVWMFYDGRLLLPREIEQQMERILADPSEPMPGEEMLAALTAGDRTPWAKARETYFSRGKNKQSLDAIEKAAFFVTLDDTEQRYDTNNPVKSLDSYAKSLLHGKCYDRWFDKTFNLIVFKNGTMGLNAEHSWADAPIIGHLWEHVLSMDPVKLGYNEDGHCRGQTHPNLPGPQRLQWDIPSECTEVIQSSLTVARTLADDVDCHIIPFSDFGKGLIKRCRTSPDAFIQIALQLAHYRDKGKFCLTYEASMTRLFREGRTETVRSCTIETCAFVRSMIRDETREERLKLLKVAAEKHQNMYRLAMTGEGIDRHLFCLYVVSKYLGEDSPFLKEVLSEPWRLSTSQTPLQQVELFDLVKHPEYVSSGGGFGPVADDGYGVSYIIVGENLINFHISSKHSSPETDSHRFGANIRQAMLDLLDLFQIDKKDMK, from the exons ATGGCAGAAGCTCACCAGGCGGTGGCCTTCCAGTTCACCGTCACTCCAGACGGTATCGACCTACAGCTATGTCATGAGGCTCTACGCCAGATCTACCTCTCTGGCCTCCACTCCTGGAAAAAAAGGTTCATTCGCTTcaag AATGGGATGTTGACTGGTGTATACCCAGGAAGTCCTGGTGGATTCATGGTAGTGGTTGTGTCCTACATGTCCTACAACAAGTATAATCAGCTGGACCCCTCTCTCGGTTTGATTGCCAAACTTGGCCAACACTTGCCTATTAG TCAATATATGTCCACAGACAGCCAGAAAATAGTTGGAGGTGTCCTGGTGGGCACAGGCCTGTGGGTCACCATCATCATGATAATGAGGAATGTCCTGAAGTGCCTGCTGTCATGGCATGGCTGGATGCATGCACGCCACGGCTCTGTGTCCTTGAGTACACGTTTGTGGATG TTGTTCGTGAAGGTGTTCTCTGGCAGGAAGCCAATGCTCTACAGTTTCCAGAACTCTCTGCCAAGACTGCCAGTTCCATCTATCAAGGACACCTGCAGCAGG TATCTGGAGTCAGTCCGCCCACTCATGGATGATGAGCAGTATGAACGGATGAAGGGATTGACTAAAGACTTTGAGAAGAATTTGGGACCCAGACTGCAGTGGTACCTCAAACTCAAGTCCTGGTGGGCCTCCAACTAC GTCAGTGACTGGTGGGAAGAATATATCTACCTTAGAGGCCGTGGCCCCATCATGGTCAACAGTAACTATTATGCTATG GACTTCCTGTATGTGTTCCCCACATCCATCCAGGCTGCCAGGGCTGGTAATGCCATTCACGCTATCATGCTTTATAGGAGAAAGTTGGACAGAGCCCAGATCAAACCA CTCATGCTCCTACACACTATTCCCATGTGCTCAGCCCAATACGAGCGTATGTTCAACACCAGTCGTGTTCCAGGTGTAGACACAG ACACACTGCAGCACATGAACGAGAGCAAACACATAGCTGTGTACCATAAGGGCCGCTTCTACAAGGTGTGGATGTTTTATGACGGGCGGCTGCTGTTGCCACGGGAGATCGAGCAGCAGATGGAAAGGATCTTGGCAGATCCATCTGAACCCATGCCAGGAGAGGAGATGCTAGCAGCGCTTACTGCAGGGGACAG GACTCCATGGGCCAAGGCTCGTGAAACCTACTTCAGCCGTGGCAAGAACAAGCAATCTCTGGATGCCATAGAGAAGGCAGCCTTCTTTGTGACACTTGATGACACTGAGCAGCGTTACGATACAAACAACCCGGTGAAGTCTCTGGACAGCTATGCCAAATCCCTGCTCCATGGAAAGTGCTATGACAG gtGGTTTGACAAAACTTTTAACTTAATCGTTTTCAAAAATGGGACCATGGGGCTGAATGCAGAGCATTCCTGGGCTGATGCTCCGATTATTGGCCATCTGTGGGAG CATGTACTTTCCATGGATCCCGTTAAGCTGGGATATAATGAAGACGGTCACTGCCGTGGGCAGACCCACCCCAACCTGCCTGGTCCACAAAGGCTGCAGTGGGACATTCCTTCTGAG TGCACGGAGGTCATCCAGAGCTCACTGACAGTAGCCAGGACTCTGGCTGATGATGTGGACTGTCACATTATCCCCTTCAGTGACTTCGGTAAGGGTCTGATTAAGAGGTGCCGCACCAGTCCTGATGCCTTCATCCAGATCGCCCTACAACTCGCTCATTACAGG GACAAGGGGAAGTTCTGCCTGACATATGAAGCCTCAATGACTCGTTTGTTCCGTGAGGGCCGAACAGAAACCGTGCGCTCCTGCACCATTGAGACATGTGCCTTTGTGCGTTCCATGATTAGAGATGAGACG AGAGAGGAGCGTCTAAAGTTGCTCAAAGTGGCAGCAGAGAAGCACCAAAACATGTACCGCCTGGCAATGACTGGAGAGGGCATTGATCGACACCTTTTCTGTCTGTACGTGGTTTCCAAATACCTGGGAGAGGACTCCCCTTTCCTAAAGGAG GTCCTGTCTGAGCCGTGGAGGCTGTCCACCAGTCAGACGCCACTGCAGCAGGTGGAGCTGTTCGATTTGGTCAAACACCCTGAATATGTGTCGTCTGGAGGTGGATTTGGTCCG GTCGCTGATGATGGTTATGGTGTTTCCTACATCATTGTTGGTGAGAATCTCATCAACTTCCACATCTCCAGCAAACACTCAAGTCCAGAAACT GACTCACATCGTTTTGGTGCCAACATCAGACAGGCCATGCTGGACTTACTGGATCTCTTCCAGATTGATAAAAAAGACATGAAGTGA
- the cpt1ab gene encoding carnitine O-palmitoyltransferase 1, liver isoform isoform X1 has translation MAEAHQAVAFQFTVTPDGIDLQLCHEALRQIYLSGLHSWKKRFIRFKNGMLTGVYPGSPGGFMVVVVSYMSYNKYNQLDPSLGLIAKLGQHLPISQYMSTDSQKIVGGVLVGTGLWVTIIMIMRNVLKCLLSWHGWMHARHGSVSLSTRLWMLFVKVFSGRKPMLYSFQNSLPRLPVPSIKDTCSRYLESVRPLMDDEQYERMKGLTKDFEKNLGPRLQWYLKLKSWWASNYVSDWWEEYIYLRGRGPIMVNSNYYAMDFLYVFPTSIQAARAGNAIHAIMLYRRKLDRAQIKPIYLLANKVPLCSAQWERMFNTTRIPGLETDTLQHMNESKHIAVYHKGRFYKVWMFYDGRLLLPREIEQQMERILADPSEPMPGEEMLAALTAGDRTPWAKARETYFSRGKNKQSLDAIEKAAFFVTLDDTEQRYDTNNPVKSLDSYAKSLLHGKCYDRWFDKTFNLIVFKNGTMGLNAEHSWADAPIIGHLWEHVLSMDPVKLGYNEDGHCRGQTHPNLPGPQRLQWDIPSECTEVIQSSLTVARTLADDVDCHIIPFSDFGKGLIKRCRTSPDAFIQIALQLAHYRDKGKFCLTYEASMTRLFREGRTETVRSCTIETCAFVRSMIRDETREERLKLLKVAAEKHQNMYRLAMTGEGIDRHLFCLYVVSKYLGEDSPFLKEVLSEPWRLSTSQTPLQQVELFDLVKHPEYVSSGGGFGPVADDGYGVSYIIVGENLINFHISSKHSSPETDSHRFGANIRQAMLDLLDLFQIDKKDMK, from the exons ATGGCAGAAGCTCACCAGGCGGTGGCCTTCCAGTTCACCGTCACTCCAGACGGTATCGACCTACAGCTATGTCATGAGGCTCTACGCCAGATCTACCTCTCTGGCCTCCACTCCTGGAAAAAAAGGTTCATTCGCTTcaag AATGGGATGTTGACTGGTGTATACCCAGGAAGTCCTGGTGGATTCATGGTAGTGGTTGTGTCCTACATGTCCTACAACAAGTATAATCAGCTGGACCCCTCTCTCGGTTTGATTGCCAAACTTGGCCAACACTTGCCTATTAG TCAATATATGTCCACAGACAGCCAGAAAATAGTTGGAGGTGTCCTGGTGGGCACAGGCCTGTGGGTCACCATCATCATGATAATGAGGAATGTCCTGAAGTGCCTGCTGTCATGGCATGGCTGGATGCATGCACGCCACGGCTCTGTGTCCTTGAGTACACGTTTGTGGATG TTGTTCGTGAAGGTGTTCTCTGGCAGGAAGCCAATGCTCTACAGTTTCCAGAACTCTCTGCCAAGACTGCCAGTTCCATCTATCAAGGACACCTGCAGCAGG TATCTGGAGTCAGTCCGCCCACTCATGGATGATGAGCAGTATGAACGGATGAAGGGATTGACTAAAGACTTTGAGAAGAATTTGGGACCCAGACTGCAGTGGTACCTCAAACTCAAGTCCTGGTGGGCCTCCAACTAC GTCAGTGACTGGTGGGAAGAATATATCTACCTTAGAGGCCGTGGCCCCATCATGGTCAACAGTAACTATTATGCTATG GACTTCCTGTATGTGTTCCCCACATCCATCCAGGCTGCCAGGGCTGGTAATGCCATTCACGCTATCATGCTTTATAGGAGAAAGTTGGACAGAGCCCAGATCAAACCA ATATACTTGCTGGCGAACAAGGTTCCTCTGTGTTCGGCTCAATGGGAGCGGATGTTTAACACCACCCGCATCCCTGGTTTGGAGACAG ACACACTGCAGCACATGAACGAGAGCAAACACATAGCTGTGTACCATAAGGGCCGCTTCTACAAGGTGTGGATGTTTTATGACGGGCGGCTGCTGTTGCCACGGGAGATCGAGCAGCAGATGGAAAGGATCTTGGCAGATCCATCTGAACCCATGCCAGGAGAGGAGATGCTAGCAGCGCTTACTGCAGGGGACAG GACTCCATGGGCCAAGGCTCGTGAAACCTACTTCAGCCGTGGCAAGAACAAGCAATCTCTGGATGCCATAGAGAAGGCAGCCTTCTTTGTGACACTTGATGACACTGAGCAGCGTTACGATACAAACAACCCGGTGAAGTCTCTGGACAGCTATGCCAAATCCCTGCTCCATGGAAAGTGCTATGACAG gtGGTTTGACAAAACTTTTAACTTAATCGTTTTCAAAAATGGGACCATGGGGCTGAATGCAGAGCATTCCTGGGCTGATGCTCCGATTATTGGCCATCTGTGGGAG CATGTACTTTCCATGGATCCCGTTAAGCTGGGATATAATGAAGACGGTCACTGCCGTGGGCAGACCCACCCCAACCTGCCTGGTCCACAAAGGCTGCAGTGGGACATTCCTTCTGAG TGCACGGAGGTCATCCAGAGCTCACTGACAGTAGCCAGGACTCTGGCTGATGATGTGGACTGTCACATTATCCCCTTCAGTGACTTCGGTAAGGGTCTGATTAAGAGGTGCCGCACCAGTCCTGATGCCTTCATCCAGATCGCCCTACAACTCGCTCATTACAGG GACAAGGGGAAGTTCTGCCTGACATATGAAGCCTCAATGACTCGTTTGTTCCGTGAGGGCCGAACAGAAACCGTGCGCTCCTGCACCATTGAGACATGTGCCTTTGTGCGTTCCATGATTAGAGATGAGACG AGAGAGGAGCGTCTAAAGTTGCTCAAAGTGGCAGCAGAGAAGCACCAAAACATGTACCGCCTGGCAATGACTGGAGAGGGCATTGATCGACACCTTTTCTGTCTGTACGTGGTTTCCAAATACCTGGGAGAGGACTCCCCTTTCCTAAAGGAG GTCCTGTCTGAGCCGTGGAGGCTGTCCACCAGTCAGACGCCACTGCAGCAGGTGGAGCTGTTCGATTTGGTCAAACACCCTGAATATGTGTCGTCTGGAGGTGGATTTGGTCCG GTCGCTGATGATGGTTATGGTGTTTCCTACATCATTGTTGGTGAGAATCTCATCAACTTCCACATCTCCAGCAAACACTCAAGTCCAGAAACT GACTCACATCGTTTTGGTGCCAACATCAGACAGGCCATGCTGGACTTACTGGATCTCTTCCAGATTGATAAAAAAGACATGAAGTGA